GACCGCGAAGAGGAAATGGAAGCGATGATCGAGTTCATCCGCAGAACAGGCATTAAGCTGATTCAGTTGCGGAATCTGAATATCGATCCAGAGAGCTACTTGGCGATGATTCCAAAAGCGCAAGGCGAAGTATTCGGCATGAAGCAAGCCATCGAAATTTATCAGCAGGAACTGCCAGATGTCGTGATCGGTTCGTTTACACATATTCCACCAGATCAACTCCAGCGCAGGAAAAACATGGCGTAATCGGCCAACCAGTTGCATTTCGACAGTGTTTCATGCTACTATCTTGTATGTGTTTATATAACTCTGTTTCGGCAAACGATTCAGGGCGGAAAGAGGTGTAGAAGAGATGAAACAAAACATTCATCCTAAGTACAACGTAGTAACCGTTAGCTGCGCATGCGGTAACGAATTTGAATCCGGTTCCGTGAAACAAGCGTTGAAAGTGGAGATCTGCTCCAACTGCCATCCTTTCTTCACAGGAAAACAAAAATTCGTTGATGCAGGCGGCCGTGTAGACCGTTTCAAACGCAAATACAATCTGTAATAATCAGAGTGTATGGGAGCAACCAGGTAGAGCAATCTGCCTGGTTTTGTCTTTTTCTGGCACTGATTTTTTTCGGGAGGACAAACGATGACTGCTATCGTCTGGTTCCGTCGGGATCTGCGTTTGCACGATCATGCTGGTCTGCACGCAGCTATTCTCACAGGAGATCCGATTATTCCTGTTTATATAGTGGAGGATTCGCTTTGTCGTTCTGCAGCTGTAGGAGATAAGCGACTGCATGCGCATTTTTCCGCGATAGCTGCACTTGACGACGTTTTGGTTCAACTGGGAGGACGCCTCTTGATTCGCCACGGCGAACCACAGCAAGTGCTCTGCCAATTAGCGCAAGAGACGGGTGCAAATAAGCTGTTTTTCCATCAGGAATATACACCAGAGGCTCGCAAGCGAGACGAGCTCGTGTCAGAAGTGTTGAGCAGTCATGGCGTGTTTGTACATACATGCAAGGATTTGGTATTGCATGAGCCTGGGGAAATTATGACGAAGCAGCGGACACCGTATGCCGTTTTTACACCTTATCGCCGCATTTGGCAGACGCTGCCCAAAGATAGACCGTTC
The window above is part of the Brevibacillus antibioticus genome. Proteins encoded here:
- the rpmE gene encoding 50S ribosomal protein L31 produces the protein MKQNIHPKYNVVTVSCACGNEFESGSVKQALKVEICSNCHPFFTGKQKFVDAGGRVDRFKRKYNL